From Kitasatospora sp. MAP12-44:
CGGCGTGTCAGTGACACTCGCATATCCGGTGAAGGTCAGGGTTTCCCCGCCAGTCCCGTTGGCAATCGACGTGAGCTGAACGTCCCGGAATGCGGTGCTGCGGGTTTCGATTGCGCCTGTCTGTCCAGCGCGCGTGGAGAAGTCGTTCAGAGTACCGCCCCCAGAGCGTCGGCGGTCGGTTGAGACTTACCGGCCTGCATATCCTTCATTGGCTTTACATTGGAATTCAGAGGGGCCGCGATATCGTCGCCACCATCAATCGGGGCGTAATTCTCAAGCGCCCGGATCTCATTCGTCGTGAGAATTGCGGCAGAGCGAGCGGCACCATAGACCGCGTATCGGCCAGCGGCATCCGTACGCAATAGTGCGTCCGTGTTGAATCGGGCAGTCTGCGGAGCGGGCAGCATGGCGGACCAAGCATCCTCGAAACGGCCAAGCCACGGACCTAGCGTGTAGGCCAGGAATCCTAGACTTTGCTGTTCAATGCCGGTTCCCCAAGATGTGGTTTTATCTACTTGGCCGAGCATGTGCGGAGGCACACCAAAGAGCGTTGCCATGTCGAGATTCTGCGCCGCCCTCGTACCCAGGAATTGGGCATCATCAGGCGTGACAGAAATGGCCCTCCAGGAAGCTCCACCGCTCAAAATTCCGACGGTGTGTGAGTTCTCCAGGCCGCCATGGGAGGCGGTAAAGCTCTCCTTGAGACCCCGGGCGCGTTCCTTATCGAGATCGCCGGGAACCTCAACGACACCGGTAAGGTGTGCCCCCTTGGCGAAGAATCGCGAGCCGAATTGCTCAGCGGCGAGGCCGAGCCCGATAGCGTTCCGGGCATAGGCAATTACGCTCATGCCGGTAGCGGACTCGGGG
This genomic window contains:
- a CDS encoding phage portal protein, whose protein sequence is MQLIAVSACVRILSDAVAGLPFDAVRSEGAVRKTLEPPPPIVSDPFGGENDTRRPTRRLGLSQCMVSLLLRGNAYLLVLSRDARGRPNRLRVIHPDRVRCEFDSTGERSYQIDRKPVDAFDIVHIIGLSYPESATGMSVIAYARNAIGLGLAAEQFGSRFFAKGAHLTGVVEVPGDLDKERARGLKESFTASHGGLENSHTVGILSGGASWRAISVTPDDAQFLGTRAAQNLDMATLFGVPPHMLGQVDKTTSWGTGIEQQSLGFLAYTLGPWLGRFEDAWSAMLPAPQTARFNTDALLRTDAAGRYAVYGAARSAAILTTNEIRALENYAPIDGGDDIAAPLNSNVKPMKDMQAGKSQPTADALGAVL